The following coding sequences are from one Zonotrichia albicollis isolate bZonAlb1 chromosome 13, bZonAlb1.hap1, whole genome shotgun sequence window:
- the PIEZO1 gene encoding piezo-type mechanosensitive ion channel component 1 encodes MKRRGLCQGLYWLLLPLALLAACLFRYNVLSLVYLLFLLLLPWFPGPSSRFSTGHSSRILKALLGISILFLLAHLVFQICLYTLPVLDQLLGPSCSSWEVFARHIGVTRLDLSDIPNSVRLVAPDVGILLVSSVSLCLCRHLSPGPAASRGNPEPLESSEWRDEKDAGRQRRARRDSRLRSRLRDKAHSLLWEAGKGLAFLLLALAGITLPSASSSVYFLLFMGLCTWWACHLPSSQQAFNVLCVLLGIYSACHLLCLYAYQTPFVQGLFPPPTIWARVFGFKDIILYHNCSQPNILDLNNSHPWPVYANPGILLLLYYTLATLVKLRLREVKRAAAPARPRPRDLVELESWPQDTPHVAEDTKPMLYPNTGKRSTSSENCTVHILNPRRRHPAPWQPLHTVGHLLMKQSYVAALIAMMVWSITYHSWLTFVLLLWACLIWTVRSRRHFAMLCSPFLVLYAIGLCSLQYVWAMDVAAELPTRISFVELQPLGLVHPSYPCMVLGAKLLFTLTFWMLLRGFVGEKVLKRRALAACVTDAEASQMRDVLQKLGEVLRDFFAKFWICVCAVQFIVVTFAGRLVLYKIVYMLLLLLCLMLFQVYYSLWRKVLKGFWWLVVAYTMLVLIATYTYQFEDFPMYWRNITGLNDDQLSDMGLQQFSVSKLFSSILMMGFFLLACILQLHYFHEPFMRITDLQHIRPPSLTSSYIHRSEELHGSRLLRDAAASETTNSRDSDTASLVSNKWGLVLERLVVLGRTFSDKMTRSEVFVRRLLELHVLKLVAVYAVWVALEEVSVMNFLLVLLWTLAVPYCRFRHMASCLSTVWTCIIIVCKMLYQLEVVDPHEYFSNCTQPLPNGTNLTPEELSNSTLYRGPVDPANWFGIRKGFPNWGYVKNHLQVLLLLVFEAVVYRRQQYHRKQHQLVAPVTETVFEDISREHLDLGLVNCAKYFINYFYYKFGLEICFLMIVNVIGQRMNFLVILHGCWLVVMLTRRRRAAIARLWPKYCLFLVIFFLYQYLLCLGMPPALCIDYPWRWSRAIPLNSALVKWLYLPDFFQAPKSTNLINDFLLLLCAAQQWRVFEAERSEPWLRAAGSNSDRLDREKDHHNPAPNFIYCKSYLDMVKVVVFHYLFWVVLVVVFITGTTRISLFGLGYVLACFYLLLSGTTMLRKSAHARLALWDCLILYNIAVIISKNMLSLLSCVFVQQMQSRFCWVIQLFSLVCTVKGYYNPKAMHKDHDCTLPIEEAGIMWDSICFFFLLLQRRVFLSSYYLHVMWDLRATALQASRGVALFKASIMKSLRSHQQAEKKSLDQLKRQMERIRTKQQKYYQEQAASAEQEGDKAAPGGPADSSRQRERWWRPWLDHATVLNSGDYFLFESDSEEEEEVQEEPQSGRPSAFQLAYQAWVTNPNAVLRQQQQPEQPPPTGTESPTERSTALQRAVNVLKFLWLLCEALMDGLAQWLDTQTREHTDMSRVLCLERFVMAERLARGEEINEEEFANELYDLTPEELLQEPSPPTSLAAASLLHASRYLRAAPSSGSQEQEISVEDGADAQQFLTVPQQRKRTASELLRSRRLCVSELDESQRFYQSHNRFLKLLLAGYRFGTGRSELLCYFTIVLNNMVTGSVISLFLPILVFLWAMLSNPRPTKRFWVTAIVFTEMTVVVKYLFQFGFFPWNGYITLLRNEGKPFFPPRIIGLEKSIYYIQYDLLQLLALFFHRSLLLSYGLWDQEKMTDEKQQSVEGEEKPEEAVSPPSAVAEEGLEAPAQPGALGAATGLELEPEGESVEQEEESEATQLRFRKKQGRKTTEEVVLVEGDEEEEEEEESEESHAQRKLRAFGLQVKGFFLTMAHNIYHPVCEFCRDIVDTQSRAATDVYAYMFLADVVGFIIIIFGFWAFGKYTAAADITSSLLENQVPEAFLFMLLFQFTTMVIDRALYLRKSVLGKLVFQVILVIGIHIWMFFILPYVTQRLFRHNTVAQLWYFVKCIYFGLSAYQIRSGYPTRILGNFFTKKYNYLNLFLFQGFRLVPFLVELRAVMDWVWTDTTLSLPDWMCVEDIYANIFIIKCSRETEKKFPQPRGQKKKKVVKYGMGGLIILFLVGIIWFPLLFMSLVRSVVGIINHPIDVTVTLKLGGYEPLFSASSQQQYIKPFTNKEYEDLTKEFEGQLLAMQFITIYDVEDIVTARIEGSSGSLWSISPPSREQMRLELQNGSSDMTLHLSWTLQRDLSKGGTVENAYGKHSTELDPGTPERLQLAQMLDGTRTEPVALQNLFPKYIQASTGLEAEPIEELQPDGEENFLDVELQLKQERRGSGPSEHFVEWWVLRQKDAPSKVGSILPMVIFNDKVSPPSLGFLAGYGIMGLYVSVVLVIGKFVRDFFSEVSHSIMFEELPYVDRILKLCQDIFLVRETGELELEEELYAKLIFLYRSPETMIKWTREKE; translated from the exons GGATCACCCTGCCCTCCGCCTCCTCCAGCGTCTACTTCCTGCTCTTCATGGGGCTGTGCACGTGGTGGGCCTGCCACCTGCCCTCCAGCCAGCAGGCCTTCAACGTCCTCTGCGTGCTCCTTGGCATCTACAGCGCCTGCCACCTGCTCTGCCTCTATGCCTACCAGACCCCCTTCGTGCAGGGGCTGTTCCCACCCCCCACCATCTGGGCACG ggtgtTTGGCTTCAAGGACATCATCCTGTACCACAACTGCTCGCAGCCCAACATCCTGGACCTCAACAACAGCCACCCCTGGCCTGTCTACGCCAACCCTGgcatcctgctcctgctctacTACACCTTGGCCACCCTGGTGAAGCTGCGCCTGCGGGAGGTCAAG AGAGCTGCGGCACCGGCACGGCCGCGCCCGAGGGACCTGGTGGAGCTGGAGAGCTGGCCCCAGGACACTCCACATGTGGCCGAGGACACCAAG CCCATGCTGTACCCCAACACCGGGAAACGGAGCACCAGCAGCGAGAACTGCACCGTGCACATCCTGAACCCAC GCAGGAGGCATCCGGCGCCGTGGCAGCCCCTGCACACCGTGGGCCACCTCCTCATGAAGCAGAGCTACGTGGCTGCCCTCATTGCCATGATG GTGTGGAGCATCACGTACCACAGCTGGCTGacctttgtgctgctgctgtgggcgTGCCTGATCTGGACGGTGCGGAGCCGCCGGCACTTTGCCATGCTGTGCTCGCCCTTCCTGGTGCTCTACGCCATCGGCCTGTGCAGCCTGCAGTACGTGTGGGCCATGGACGTGGCCGCCGAGCTGCCCACCCGCATCAGCTTCGTGGAGCTGCAGCCGCTGGGGCTGGTGCACCCGAGCTACCCCTGCATGGTGCTGGGGGCCAAG ctcctgttcACCCTCACCTTCTGGATGCTGCTGCGGGGCTTCGTTGGTGAGAAGGTGCTAAAGAGGAGGGCGCTGGCCGCGTGTGTCACGGATGCAG aagccagccagatgcgggatGTGCTGCAGAAGCTGGGCGAGGTGCTGAGGGATTTCTTTGCCAAGTTCTGGATCTGCGTCTGCGCCGTCCAGTTCATCGTGGTGACCTTCGCCGGCCGCCTCGTCCTCTACAAGATCGTCTacatgctcctgctgctcctgtgcctcatgctGTTCCAG gTGTACTACAGCCTGTGGCGCAAGGTGCTCAAGGGCTTTTGGTGGCTGGTGGTGGCCTACACCATGCTGGTGCTCATTGCCACCTACACATACCAGTTTGAGGACTTCCCCATGTACTGGAGGAACATTACAGGGCTCAATGATGACCA GCTGAGCGACATGGGCCTGCAGCAGTTCAGCGTCTCCAAGCTCTTCTCCAGCATCCTCATGATGGGTTTCTTCCTGCTGGCCTGCATCCTGCAGCTCCACTACTTCCACGAGCCCTTCATGCGCATCACTGACCTGCAGCACATCCGGCCCCCCTCTCTGACCTCCTCCTACATCCACAG GTCTGAGGAGCTCCACGGGAGCCGTCTGCTGCGGGATGCAGCTGCTTCCGAGACCACCAACTCTCGAGACTCAGACACTGCATCCCTGG TGTCCAACAAATGGGGGCTGGTGCTGGAGCGCCTGGTGGTGCTGGGCCGCACCTTCTCGGACAAGATGACACGGAGCGAGGTGTTCGTGAGGCGCCTGCTGGAGCTCCACGTCCTCAAGCTGGTGGCTGTCTACGCTGTCTGGGTGGCCCTGGAGGAG GTCTCTGTGATGAACTTcttgctggtgctgctgtggacCTTGGCTGTGCCCTACTGCCGCTTCCGCCACATGGCCTCGTGCCTCTCCACCGTCTGGACCTGCATCATCATCGTCTGCAAGATGCTCTACCAGCTGGAGGTCGTGGACCCCCATGAGTATTTCAGCAACtgcacccag cccctgcccaacGGCACCAACCTGACCCCAGAGGAGCTGAGCAACTCCACGCTGTACCGCGGCCCCGTGGACCCTGCCAACTGGTTCGGCATCCGCAAGGGCTTCCCCAACTGGGGATACGTCAAG AACcacctgcaggtgctgctgctgctggtgttcGAGGCCGTGGTGTACCGGCGCCAGCAGTACCACCGCAAGCAGCACCAGCTGGTGGCCCCCGTCACCGAGACCGTGTTTGAGGACATCTCCCGCGAGCACCTCGACCTCGGCCTCGTCAACTGCGCCAAATACTTCATCAACTACTTCTACTACAAGTTTGGCTTGGAG ATCTGCTTCCTGATGATAGTGAACGTGATCGGGCAGCGGATGAACTTCCTGGTGATCCTGCACGGCTGCTGGCTCGTGGTGATGCTGACGCGGCGGCGGCGCGCGGCCATCGCCCGCCTCTGGCCCAAGTACTGCCTCTTCCTCGTCATCTTCTTCCTCTACCAGTACCTGCTGTGCCTGGGCATGCCGCCCGCCCTCTGCATAG aCTATCCGTGGCGCTGGAGCCGTGCCATTCCCCTCAACTCGGCCCTTGTCAAGTGGCTCTACCTGCCCGACTTCTTCCAGGCTCCCAAATCCACCAACCTCATCA AtgatttcctgctgctgctgtgcgcCGCCCAGCAGTGGCGCGTCTTCGAGGCCGAGCGCTCCGAGCCCTGGCTGCGGGCGGCCGGGAGCAATTCTGACCGGCTGGACCGCGAGAAGGACCACCACAACCCCGCCCCAAACTTCATCTACTGCAA GTCCTACCTGGACATGGTGAAGGTGGTGGTGTTCCACTACCTCTTCTGGGTGGTCCTGGTGGTGGTTTTCATCACGGGGACCACCCGCATCAGCCTCTTTGGGCTGGGCTACGTGCTGGCCTGCTTCTACCTGCTGCTCTCGGGCACCACCATGCTGCGCAAGTCGGCCCACGCCCGCCTGGCGCTCTGGGACTGCCTCATCCTCTACAACATTGCCGTCATCATCTCCAAAAACATGCTCTCG CTCCTGTCCTGTGTCTTCGTGCAGCAAATGCAGAGCAGGTTCTGCTGGGTGATCCAGCTCTTCAGCCTCGTCTGCACCGTCAAGGGCTACTACAACC cCAAGGCGATGCACAAGGACCACGACTGCACGCTGCCCATCGAGGAGGCCGGCATCATGTGGGACAGCatctgcttcttcttcctcctgctccagcgCCGCGTCTTCCTCAGCTCCTACTACCTGCACGTCATGTGGGACCTGCGAGCCACTGCCCTGCAGGCTTCCAG gggTGTGGCCCTGTTCAAGGCCAGCATCATGAAGAGCCTGCGCTCGCACCAGCAGGCCGAGAAGAAGTCGCTGGACCAGCTGAAGCGGCA gaTGGAGCGGATCCGAACCAAGCAGCAGAAGTACTACCAGGAGCAGGCTGCCAGCGCGGAGCAGGAAGGGGACAAAGCAG ctcctggtggCCCGGCAGACTCGTCCCGGCAGAGGGAGCGCTGGTGGCGGCCATGGTTAGACCATGCTACAG TGCTGAATTCTGGGGACTACTTCCTCTTCGAGTCGGacagcgaggaggaggaggaggtgcagGAGGAGCCGCAGTCGGGGAGGCCGAGCGCCTTccag cTCGCCTACCAGGCCTGGGTGACCAACCCCAACGCGGtgctgcggcagcagcagcagcctgagcagccACCGCCAACCGGCACTGAGAGCCCTACAG AGCGCAGCACCGCCCTGCAGCGGGCAGTGAACGTGCTGAagttcctgtggctgctgtgcgAGGCCCTGATGGACGGGCTGGCCCAGTGGCTGGACACACAGACGCGGGAGCACACGGACATGTCCCGGGTGCTGTGCCTCGAGAGGTTTGTCATGGCAGAGCGGCTGGCCAGG GGAGAGGAGATAAACGAGGAGGAGTTTGCCAATGAGCTGTACGACCTGACACcagaggagctcctgcaggagcccagcccgCCCACCTCCCTGGCTGCAGCGTCCCTCCTCCATGCTTCCAG GTACCTGAGAGCTGCCCCTTCTtctggcagccaggagcaggagatcAGCGTGGAGGACGGGGCTGATGCTCAGCAGTTCCTGACCGTTCCCCAGCAGCGCAAGCGGACTGCCAGTGAGCTCCTCAGGAGCAG GAGGTTGTGTGTCTCTGAGCTGGATGAGTCACAACGGTTCTACCAGTCCCACAACCGGTtcctgaagctgctgctggccGGGTACCGCTTCGGGACCGGCCGCTCGGAGCTGCTCTGTTACTTCACCATCGTCCTCAACAACATGGTCACTGGCTCTGTCATCTCCCTCTTCCTGCCCATCCTCGTCTTCCTCTGGGCCATGCTTTCCAACCCTCGGCCCACCAAGCGCTTCTGGGTGACCGCCATTGTCTTCACCGAG ATGACGGTGGTGGTGAAATACCTCTTCCAGTTTGGCTTCTTCCCCTGGAACGGCTACATCACCCTGCTGCGCAACGAGGGCAAGCCCTTCTTCCCACCGCGCATCATTGGCTTGGAGAAGTCCATCTACTACATCCAGTATgacctcctgcagctcctggccctcttCTTCCATcgctccctgctgctg TCCTATGGGCTGTGGGACCAGGAGAAGATGACAGACGAGAAGCAGCAGAGCgtggaaggggaggagaagccgGAGGAAGCCGTGTCCCCACCATCAGCAGTGGctgaggaagggctggaggctccagcccagccaggagcactgggagcagccacggggctggagctggagccagAGGGCGAGTCTGTGGAGCAGGAAGAGGAGAGTGAGGCCACACAGCTCCGCTTCAGGAAGAAGCAGGGGAGGAAGACAACGGAGGAGGTGGTTCTGGTGGAAG GGGacgaggaggaagaagaggaggaggagtcaGAAGAGAGCCACGCTCAGAGGAAGCTGAGGGCGTTTGGCTTGCAGGTCAAGGGCTTCTTCCTCACCAT ggcacacaaCATATACCACCCAGTGTGCGAGTTCTGCCGGGACATCGTGGACACGCAGAGCCGTGCAGCCACCGACGTCTACGCCTACATGTTCCTGGCTGACGTGGTCggcttcatcatcatcatcttcggCTTCTGGGCCTTTGGG AAATACACGGCGGCCGCTGACATCACCTCCTCGCTGTTGGAAAACCAAGTGCCGGAGGCTTTCCTGTTCATGCTGCTCTTCCAGTTCACCACCATGGTCATCGACCGCGCGCTCTACCTCCGCAAGAGCGTGCTGGGCAAGCTCGTCTTCCAGGTCATCCTGGTCATCGGCATCCACATCTGGATGTTCTTCATCCTGCCCTACGTCACCCAAAG GTTGTTCCGCCACAACACGGTGGCCCAGCTGTGGTACTTTGTGAAGTGCATCTACTTTGGACTGTCGGCCTACCAGATCCGCAGCGGCTACCCCACCCGCATCCTGGGCAACTTCTTCACCAAGAAATACAACTACCTCAACCTCTTCCTCTTCCAGGG gTTCCGCCTCGTGCCCTTCCTGGTGGAGCTGCGTGCCGTCATGGACTGGGTGTGGACGGACACCACGCTGTCCCTCCCCGACTGGATGTGTGTGGAGGACATCTACGCCAACATCTTCATCATCAAGTGCAGCCGGGAGACTGAGAAG AAattcccccagcccagggggcagaagaagaagaaggtggTGAAGTATGGCATGGGCGGCCTCATCATCCTCTTCCTGGTGGGCATCATCTGGTTCCCTCTGCTCTTCATGTCCCTGGTGCGCTCCGTGGTGGGCATCATCAACCACCCCATCGACGTCACCGTCACCCTCAAGCTGGGGGGGTACGAG CCTCTGTTCAGcgccagctcccagcagcaatACATCAAGCCCTTCACCAACAAGGAGTACGAGGACCTCACCAAAGAGTTTGAGGGCCAGCTG TTGGCCATGCAGTTCATCACCATCTACGACGTGGAGGACATCGTGACCGCCCGCATCGAGGGCAGCTCGGGCTCGCTGTGGAGCATCAGCCCCCCGAGCCGCGAGCAGATGCGGCTGGAGCTGCAGAACGGCTCCTCTGACATGACCCTGCACCTCAGCTGGACCTTGCAGAG GGACCTGAGCAAGGGGGGCACGGTGGAGAACGCCTAtggcaaacacagcacagagctggaccCCGGCACGCCCGAGCGCCTGCAGCTGGCCCAGATGCTGGATGGCACCAGGACTGAGCCCGT GGCATTGCAAAACCTCTTCCCCAAATACATCCAGGCATCCACTGGCCTCGAAGCCGAACCCAtcgaggagctgcagccag ATGGCGAGGAGAACTTCCTGGAcgtggagctgcagctgaaacaGGAGCGCAGGGGCTCTGGCCCCAGTGAGCACTTTGTGGAGTGGTGGGTGCTGAGGCAGAAGGACGCGCCATCCAAGGTGGGCAGCATCCTCCCCATGGTCATCTTCAACGACAAAGTCAGCCCCCCCAGCCTGGGCTTCCTGGCTGGCTACGG GATCATGGGGCTCTACGTGTCCGTGGTGCTGGTGATCGGCAAGTTCGTGCGGGACTTCTTCAGCGAGGTGTCGCACTCCATCATGTTCGAGGAGCTGCCCTACGTGGATCGCATCctgaagctgtgccaggacatCTTCCTGGTGCGTGAGACGGgcgagctggagctggaggaggagctCTACGCCAAGCTCATCTTCCTCTACCGCTCGCCCGAGACCATGATCAAGTGGACGCGGGAGAAGGAATAA
- the CTU2 gene encoding cytoplasmic tRNA 2-thiolation protein 2 — translation MCDVEGGGGGCGADAEPPRRRRAPADSQPRTCMKCRQNTAALVIRVGDPFCRGCFREYFVHKFRAMLGKNRVIFPGEKVLLAVSGGPASSAMVRQVQEGLSREAAKRLRFIPGLLYVEEGAVRRQSPEQRQQTLAQMETLLQATGFPYHLVHLEEALELPPSILQPGPERAGTSGPSGPSYKEAVDSFIQQQRQDGDSGTSLPGHSTPDRPAGATPCLPDAAQTQELLRCFEAATTATAREELLEMLRTHLIVQTAREKGYAKVMMGESLTRVAIKLLTNLSLGRGAYLAVDTGFTDQRHGDVMVVRPMRDYMAKEIAFYNRFFSVPTVTVPPLFTKRREKLSIHQLVERFLLGLQEEFPSTISTVYRTGEKLSPEPAKASSESQRCLLCLCGLDTIGEEELALEPTLIWEEPTPGVESKAAYIPLLCYSCRLTFKELGPLDTLPPYVRAEGQRRIRRAEMEQNQENQDSSES, via the exons ATGTGCGACGTGGAGGGTGGCGGTGGCGGCTGCGGGGCGGACGCGGAACCGCCGCGGCGCCGCCGCGCACCGGCAGACAG CCAGCCCCGAACGTGCATGAAGTGCCGGCAGAACACGGCCGCGCTCGTCATCCGCGTCGGGGACCCGTTCTGCCG TGGCTGCTTCCGCGAGTACTTTGTGCACAAGTTCCGTGCCATGCTGGGCAAGAACCGCGTCATCTTCCCGGGAGAGAAG gtgctgctggcagtgtcAGGGGGCCCAGCCTCCAGTGCCATGGTCAGGCAGGTGCAGGAG GGGCTCAGCCGGGAGGCGGCCAAGAGGCTCCGCTTCATCCCCGGACTTCTCTATGTTGAGG AGGGAGCCGTGcgcaggcagagcccagagcagcggCAGCAGACCCTGGCCCAGATGGAGACCCTGCTGCAGGCCACCGGCTTCCCCTACCACCTGGTCCACCTGGAGGAG gcactggagCTGCCCCCATCCATCCTACAGCCGGGGCCGGAGCGCGCCGGCACGTCCGGCCCGTCCGGCCCTTCCTACAAGGAGGCTGTGGACAGCTTCatccagcagcagcggcaggatggggacagtggcacCTCCCTGCCTGGTCACAGCACCCCAGACAGGCCAGCAGGAGCCACCCCCTGCCTGCCAGACGCTGCCCaaacccaggagctgctccgcTGCTTCGAGGCCGCGACAACGGCGACAGCgcgggaggagctgctggagatgctgcG GACCCACCTGATCGTGCAGAcagcccgggaaaagggctatgCCAAGGTGATGATGGGTGAGAGCCTCACACGCGTGGCCATCAAGCTGCTCACCAACCTCTCCCTGGGGCGCGGCGCCTACCTCGCCGTGGACACG GGTTTCACGGACCAGCGCCACGGTGACGTGATGGTGGTGAGACCCATGCGGGACTACATGGCCAAGGAGATCGCCTTCTACAACCGCTTCTTCAGCGTCCCCACCGTCACTGTGCCACCCCTCTTCACCAAG CGCCGGGAGAAGCTCAGCATCCACCAGCTGGTCGAGCGcttcctgctggggctgcaggaggagttCCCCTCCACCATCAGCACCGTGTACCG GACTGGAGAGAAGCTGAGCCCGGAGCCGGCCAAGGCCAGCAGTGAGTCCCAGCgctgcctcctctgcctctgcggCCTGGACACCATTGGGG AAGAGGAGCTGGCTCTGGAGCCCACGCTGATCTGGGAGGAACCAACACCAGG gGTGGAGAGCAAAGCTGCCTACATCCCCCTGCTGTGCTACAGCTGCCGCCTCACCTTCAAGGAGCtg GGTCCCCTTGACACGCTGCCACCCTACGTGCGCGCCGAGGGCCAGCGCAGGATCCGCAG agctgagatGGAGCAGAACCAGGAGAACCAGGACTCCAGTGAGAGCTGA
- the RNF166 gene encoding E3 ubiquitin-protein ligase RNF166 — protein sequence MFRSLLVAAAQRPQGPAGPPRAAPGPGAAAEALEAQFSCPICLEVFHRAVGIAGCGHTFCGECLQPCLQVPSPLCPLCRVPFDPKKVEKASSVEKQLSSYKAPCRGCSKKVTLAKMRSHVSSCAKVQEQMANCPKFVPVVPTSQPIPSNIPNRSTFVCPYCGARNLDQQELVKHCMENHRNDPNKVVCPVCSAMPWGDPSYKSANFLQHLLHRHKFSYDTFVDYNIDEEAALQAALALSLSEN from the exons atgtTCCGGAGCCTGCTGGTGGCGGCGGCGCAGCGGCCGCagggcccggccgggcccccccgcgccgcccccgggcccggcgccgcggCCGAGGCGCTGGAGGCGCAGTtcagctgccccatctgcctCGAGGTTTTCCACCGCGCCGTCGGCATCGCGGGCTGCGGCCACAC GTTCTGTGGGGaatgcctgcagccctgcctgcaggtgCCCTCCCCGCTGTGCCCGCTCTGCCGAGTGCCATTCGACCCCAAGAAGGTGGAGAAGGCTTCCAGCGTGGAGAAACAGCTCTCGTCCTACAAGGCtccctgcagaggctgcagcaagAAG GTGACCCTGGCCAAGATGCGCTCGCACGTCTCGTCCTGCGCCAAGGTGCAGGAGCAGATGGCCAACTGCCCCAAGTTTGTTCCAGTGGTCCCCACATCCCAGCCTATTCCCAG CAACATTCCCAACCGCTCCACATTCGTGTGCCCGTACTGCGGGGCAAGGAACCTGGaccagcaggagctggtgaaGCACTGCATGGAGAACCACAGGAATGACCCCAACAAAGTG gtgtGCCCCGTGTGCTCAGCCATGCCCTGGGGGGATCCCAGCTACAAGAGTGCCAActtcctgcagcacctgctcCACAGGCACAAGTTCTCCTACGACACCTTCGTG GATTACAACATCGACGAGGAGGCAGCgttgcaggcagccctggctctgtccctctctgagAACTGA
- the MVD gene encoding diphosphomevalonate decarboxylase, with translation MAAERALAMATCTAPVNIAVIKYWGKRDTDLILPINSSLSVTLHQDQLKTTTTAAASRDFTEDRLWLNGKEADVGHPRVQACLREVRRLARKRRGGGEDAAALSLSYKIHIASENNFPTAAGLASSAAGYACLVSALARLYGLEEELSEVARRGSGSACRSMFGGFVQWQRGERPDGTDSLALQVAPETHWPELRVLVLVVSGEKKPVGSTAGMQTSVETSPLLKHRAEVVVPERLAQMMQHIRDRDFEGFGQLAMRDSNQFHATCLDTFPPIFYLTDVSRHIIALAHRYNAHHGHTKVAYSFDAGPNAVIFALTDTVAEFVEVVRRSFPPATNGDQFVRGLPVGSAVLPPELEAAVLTEPVPGAVQYILHTKPGPGPQLVDDPSQHLLGPDGLPRSRA, from the exons ATGGCGGCGGAGCGAGCGCTGGCGATGGCGACCTGCACGGCCCCGGTGAACATCGCCGTGATCAAGTACT GGGGCAAGCGAGACACCGACCTCATCCTGCCCATCAACTCCTCCCTGAGTGTGACGCTGCACCAGGACCAG CTCAAGACCACCACGACGGCGGCCGCCAGCCGGGATTTCACAGAGGATCGGCTGTGGCTCAATGGGAAGGAGGCAGACGTGGGGCACCCGCGGGTGCAGGCCTGTCTGCGCGAGG TGCGGCGCCTGGCACGGAAGCGCCGCGGGGGCGGTGAGGACGCGGCCGCTCTCAGCCTGTCCTACAAGATCCACATCGCCTCCGAGAACAACTTCCCCACGGCCGCGGGGCTGGCCTCGTCTGCCGCCGGCTACGCCTGCCTGG TGTCGGCGCTGGCCCGGCTCTATgggctggaggaggagctgtCCGAGGTGGCGCGGCGGGGCTCGGGCAGTGCCTGTCGCAGCATGTTCGGTGGCTTCGTGCAGTGGCAGCGCGGGGAGCGCCCCGATGGCACCgacagcctggccctgcaggtgGCCCCCGAGACGCACTGGCCGGAGCTGCGCGTCCTCGTGCTGGTG gtcAGTGGGGAGAAGAAGCCGGTGGGCAGCACAGCGGGCATGCAGACCAGCGTGGAGACCAGTCCCCTGCTGAAG CACCGGGCAGAGGTGGTGGTCCCCGAGCGCCTTGCCCAGATGATGCAGCACATCCGTGACCGTGACTTCGAGGGCTTTGGCCAGTTGGCCATGAGGGACAGCAACCAATTCCACGCCACCTGCCTGGACACCTTCCCGCCCATCTTCTACCTGACGGACGTGTCGCGCCACATCATCGCGCTGGCACACCGCTACAACGCCCACCACGGCCACACCAAG GTCGCCTACTCCTTCGACGCCGGCCCCAACGCCGTCATCTTCGCGCTGACCGACACCGTGGCTGAGTTTGTGGAGGTGGTGAGGCGCAGCTTCCCCCCCGCCACCAACGGGGACCA GTTTGTGCGGGGGCTGCCCGTGGGCTCGGCTGTGCTGCCGCCGGAGCTGGAGGCTGCCGTGCTCACTGAGCCTGTGCCTGGGGCTGTCCAGTACATCCTGCACACCAAG cctggccctggtCCCCAGCTCGTGGATGACCCCAGCCAGCACCTGCTGGGCCCGGATGGGCTGCCCCGGAGCCGTGCCTGA
- the CYBA gene encoding cytochrome b-245 light chain, producing the protein MGQIEWAMWANEQALAAGLILLTGGIVAVAGQFKGWYFAAYSIAAGVLVCLLEYPRSKRKKGSTMERCGQKYLTAVVKLLGPLTRNYYIRAILYAALAVPAGFLLSTILGTVCLGIASGIYLLAAVRGEEWRPIEQKPRERPQGGGTMKAPPSNPPPRPPPDARRKQPELGGQVNPIPVEVE; encoded by the exons ATGGGGCAGATCGAGTGGGCCATGTGGGCGAACGAGCAGGCGCTGGCCGCCGGGCTCA TCCTGCTGACGGGCGGCATCGTGGCCGTGGCGGGGCAGTTCAAGGGCTGGTACTTCGCGGCGTACTCCAT CGCTGCAGGCGTCCTGGTGTGCCTGCTCGAGTATCCCAGGAGCAAACGGAAAAAGGGCTCCACCATGGAGAGGTG TGGTCAGAAGTACCTGACAGCCGTGGTGAAGCTGCTGGGGCCCCTCACCAGGAATTATTACATCCGAGCCATCCTCTACGCTGC cctggctgtccctgctggatTCCTCCTCTCCACCATCCTGGGCACTGTCTGCCTGGGCATTGCCAGTGGCATCTACCTGCTG gCCGCGGTGCGAGGGGAGGAGTGGAGACCCATCGAGCAGAAGCCCCGGGAGAGGCCCCAAGGTGGGGGCACCATGAAGGCGCCCCCCAGCAAccccccgccccggccgccCCCCGACGCCCGCAGGAAGCAGCCGGAGCTGGGGGGGCAGGTGAACCCCATCCCCGTGGAGGTGGAATAA